The DNA sequence GATAAGAGTTCGCTGACTAAAAAAGCCGGCGTCATGGCGTCGAAAAACGAGGTGGTCTGCTTCTGGACCAAAATGGTGTCACTCGCCAAACGCGCGACGGGCGAACTGGCGTCATCCGTGATGGCGACGATTTTGGCCTTTTGCTGCGCCATATATCGGGTCAACACCACGGCGCGGCGCGAATAGGGTGAAAGACTGCAAACCAGCAGTACGTCTTTCGGGCCGATGCTGTGCATCAGGGTCATCAGGCCGCTTTCACCGGCCCCTTCCACCAAAATCAGGTTGTTCTGGAAGTAGGACGCCACGTGATAAAAATGAAAGGCGATGGAGAAAGAGGCGCGCATGCCCACGCAATAAATATTGCGCGCCTGCGACAGAGTCTTGGCCGCGCTGACAATGGAGGCCAGATTGCTGGCCTGACACAGCGACTGAATGTGGGAGATGGTGGTGTTCGCCAAATCCAGCACCAGTGAGCTTTCGCCGACCTTCTGTTTCATTTCGACCAGCGCCGACACTCTGGAGCTGTATTCATTACCTTTATTGCGCAAGGCATTGATAAAAATCTCGCGAACGTCGTCATAGCCGGAAAAGCCCAATCGCTTGGCGAAACGCGTCATGGTCGAAGGAGGAAGCCCGGCCAGCTTGGCCTGTTCACGCATCGACATCACCGCCACTTCCTGCGGGTAATTCAGCACAAAGCTTGCCACCAGCCTTACCTGCTTGGGTAAAGACTCATACTGATCTTTGATTATCTGAACCAATGCTTGCTGTTCCATAGGGCCTCGCCATCGATGTCTCTCTCATGATGGTTGCAACGGCCATGCCAAATTTTTTCCAGAGTGAAACAGTTGAATCAAAATCGGCTGGATATTTTTTGTGCGGAAAGCCTAAAAAGTGGCAGGGGGATTAGGTGGGTGATTTAAATGATTCACCAGAGGCGAAAAATAGTTCTGAGTGTTTTGCTGTTTGCCATATTGGGGGGAGTGCGAGGCATTTACCCCTGCGCCAGATTGGTGCGCAGGGGCGATCATCAAGGCGCATTTGCCACTTTTGTTGCACCTTTTGCGACATTTTGCGTCAAACGTGCAGCCTAGCCGTGAGGCCGCCCGAAGGTGGTGCCTTCCCCTTGCCAGCCGGTGGTCTTCAGAAATTGTTCCCACGTCAGGCTGGCGGGATTGATGCGCCGGCTCCACTCAAGGTCGCGGTCCGGGCGATAATAGCCATACTCCACGGCGTATTCGGCCATGCCCACCACTTCATCAACCAGCGCATTCATTCCGGCGAATGACGGGAAATGTTGCACCAACTCTTCACGGGTAAAGGCCGAGCTGTAGGCCGCCTTGATACCGGTCACGCGGCTAAAGGTGTCGACAATCTCCCTGGGCGAGAGGAATTCGCCAATCACCGGCAATGACAGGCCCGCGTATTTCTCGCGATGATCCAAGATCTCTAGCACCGCTGGCCCGGTGGCGGTCAGGGGATCGACAAAGGGCGCGCGGTGATTTTCGGGTAAATACAGGGGGAAAATCAGGGTGTCGCCCTGAAGGTGCGGCTGGTAATACTCCAAAATATTGGTGTAAAAGAATGCCATATAGATGAAGGAGCTGGTGACCGGCAGGGCGCGGATATACTCCTCGACCCGGCCTTTATCGGTGAAGTGCGGCACCCACTTTTTGCCTGCGGTAATACTTTCGACATTTTCCAGCGCGGTGAAAACGATATGCTCCACGCCCGCCTCGACGGCAGCGTCGGCCAGCTCTTTGCCCAGCGGGGCTTCGTCGCTTTCAGCATAATCAGCATCCGGCGCAATGGGCGGCGTCATCAGAAAGGCGGCCCGCGCGCCTTTAAACGCCTCAACAAACTGCGTTTTGTGGCCTAACTCGAGGGGCACAGCTACCAACTCGGCACCTTGACGGGCCAGCTCCTGCGCCTCGGGGGAGTCCACGCGGCGAGTTAACGCTCGCACCTGATAACGCTGACTTTGCAGCAGGGTTTGCACCACGCTGCGGCCCTGCTTACTCAGCGCACCGACTACGGTAATAAGGGGTTTATGAGAAGAGTTCATCGACTTTTCCTGCCTGATAATGGGGGTGAACTTGCATTATCAGCAGAACTCAGCGATAACAGAAATCGATTAATTTATATTAAGGAATCCATCTGATGGATACCACGCGCATTGATCTCAACCTGCTGGTTACCTTTGAAGCCCTGCTTGCCGAACAGAACGTCACTAAGGCGGCGGCGCGGCTCAACCTCAGCCAGCCCGCGGTCAGCGCGCAGCTCAATCGCCTGCGCGAGATGTTTGATGACCCACTGCTGGTGCCTGCCCGGCGCGGCATGACGCCCACCGACAAGGCGCTCGAGCTGCTGGGGCCACTGCGTGATGCTTTGGACCAGCTGCGGCGCATGCTGCAAACTCATAAAGACTTTCATCCGCAGAGCGCGCAGCTGACCCTGACCATCGCCTGCACCGACTACATTCAGGCCGCCGTGGCGATGCCGCTGGTGCTGGCTCTGCGCCAACGGGCGCCGGGCGTGCGCATTGCGCTGCGCCACTATGCCCCAGAACAGCTGGAACAGCAGCTGGCCAGCGGCGAGATTGATTTGGCGATTGCCACGCCGGAGAGCCGATACGCCCAGCTGCGAACCCGCCACTTGTTTGATGAAGACTATGTGCTGGTGGGGCGGCGCGGGCATCCGGCACTCAGTGCCGAGTTGAGCATGGAGGCATTTGCCCAGCTGGAGCAGGTGATTGTTTCCCCCTCCGGCGGCGGTTTTACTACCCCAATCGACGAAGCGCTGGCGACCTTTGGTCTTGAGCGCCGGGTGGTGATGTCGGCGGCGTCCTTCCTTTTCGTGCCGCAAATCGTCGCCATCAGCAATCTGGTTGCGCTGGTTCCCCGGCGGCTGCTACAGCAGGTGATGACGGAACGGCTCGCGCAGGCCGAAGTCCCCTGGCTAGCGGAACAGTTCGAGGTCAGCATGATTTGGCACGAGCGCAACCACGGCCACGCCGGGCAGCGCTGGGTGCGAGAGGTGATTTTAGGGTTGGTGAAAGAGTCACAGCGGGCGGGACCCGCTTGACGGCAATCACCGCCCCTGCCAGATTTTAACGCTTATTAACGCGATATCATGACCAACAGAAGGGATTCACTCTATGCGCCATTTCATCTCATATTCGCTAATGATTAGTAGCCTTTTAGCCATATCGCCGACCATGGCAGCCAGCAAAAATGCCGAGCTGCGCTTTGATTCAGCCTGTGATTTCAAAGCGTTAAACCTGCGGGTGTTGGAAGAGGATAATGTGAATCCGGGCAGCGTGCTGCTGGAAATTAAGCTGCAAGATAAGGCGGTGAACCGCATGGCACAGGTGACGCGTGACCATCTGCATCAGAGCCTGAATTTTTATGTTAATGGCACCAAAGTCAGCACCGCCACCGTGCAGACCGAGCTAGCCATGCAGGAGATCCAAATCGCCGTCGATAAACCCACGGCGAAGAAGATCTTTCCGGGCCTAATGGCAACCCAGTGCAAGGCTCGGGGGTAACCGGCGGCCAATTAAAGCAGCTTGGTCCCCAGCGGCACGTCGCCGTCGGGGACGCACAGCACTACGTCGCCATTCTGGTCGTGGAAGCCGGTCACCAGACACTCTGACTGGATCGGGCCAATCTGCTTTTTGGGGAAATTCACCACCGCCACCACCTTTTTACCCACCAACTCTTCAAGCCGGTAGTGCTTGGTTATCTGCGCGCTGCTCTTGCGCACGCCCAGCTCTTCACCAAAGTCGACGTGCAGAATGTAAGAAGGGTTTCTGGCCTTGGGGAACGCCTCGGCCTTAACGATTTTACCCACCCGCAGCTCAACCTTTAGAAACTCAGGGAAAGTGATTTCATCCATAGCGACCTCTGTCTTCGTTGAATCGGTTAATTCTCTATGTTAGCGAGAATCAGCTATTTGATCCAAGTATCCAATGATCTCTGCTTTCAATTCAATAGGCGGCAAGTTAAATAAACGAGTAACTTATTCCATTAAATAATTGCTCCGGAAAAATATATTTTCTGGAGCAATACCCTAAAAATTGACCTATTTTATTTTTTTAAATTTCTCAGCAAACAGGTATTTAACCAAGAAGTTAGCAGCCAGAATGAAACACCCTAAGAAAACCACCGTAACGATAATTATTGATAATTCTCTTGGGGCATTGTAACCGTGAGTAAAAGTCACTCCGGCACCGCCGAGAAAACAAGTGGCTAAGGTGAATCCGATGAAGACAAACACTGCGCGAATTAATTGATACATACCGTTTTACCATGAGCTGAAAAATAGGGTTTACTACTGTTTTAACAGGTTTTTACCAGCTACAGCCACCGGAGCCGTTCTTGCCTGCGCAGTTCCCCACACCGCCTTTATTGCCACCTTTACCCATGCCAACATTGCCGCCACCTTTATTGCCACTATCAAAGCAACCTCCTTTAAAAGCACCAACAGCAACGCCTGGAAGACCGCCTAGCATTCCGGTAAATACGCCATTAACGCAGTTAGGATTGGTATGTCTGGAATAATAGTCGCCATTATTGCGCCCGCCTCTTGAGTTGTTTCTATTACGCGTTCCACGCTGGGCTGCACTATCATTACGGCCACCGCCACCCGAGATTCCATCAAGTTGAGAGGATTCTAATACTTTCATAAACAACTCCTTTGTTATGTGAAATAATACTATTTGATAATTCCCGCTGAATTACTTTGAAGTGAATTGCAAAAAAATCCGAAATTTTATTTAAATGCCTTTGATTATTTAAAATACATTCCAAAACTATAGATAATTTATATTGTTTATCGCGTATTCATCTGCTGTGCAAGCTGATAGGAAGCAGTGACCCCTCCTCAAAAGTCTGTTCGAACGAAAATGGGTCGAAATTCAGTGCATCCAAAACAGAAATCATCTACTCTCATCCTATCCCCCCCGATAGGATAAAATATGCATTTGCACGAAACCCACCCAGAGATCATCAAACGTTTAAAACGCGCGACGGGCCATCTCAACAGCGTGATAACCATGCTGGAAAGCGGAAGAACCTGTCTTGATATCGCCCAGCAGCTGCAGGCGGTTGAAAAAGCGGTGAGCAATGCCAAAAAGACGCTGATCCATGACCATCTCGACCACTGCCTGGACCATGCCGTAAAGGCCAATTGGGAAGTGTCGCCGGATGTGATCCGCGAATTCAAAGAGATCACTAAATATCTTTGAGGCTGACTGTCTGAGGCCGCGTTTGCGCCGCTGGCAGCTTTAAGGCGTTGATCAATCGAAGGGTTACCGGAGGGCATATGCTCTGGATCATCACAAAGTACATCCTGACCGCGGCTGTCGTGGTGGCGGTTTCTGAAGCGGCAAAACGCAGCGACAAGTTCGGCGGTTTTGTGGCGGCTTTGCCGCTGATCACCCTTCTTGCCTTGGTTTGGCTGTATGTCGAAAAGCAACCGATGGAGAAAATTGCCAATCATGCCTGGTATACCTTTTGGTATGTGATCCCGACGCTGCCGATGTTTCTGGTTTTTCCTGCACTGCTTTCACGGTTGGGGTTCTGGCCCACGCTTGGCGTTTGCGTGGTGATGACGACCATACTTTTTGGGCTGTTTGCTCTGGTAGTGCGTCGTTTCGGCATCGAGCTTCTGTAACCCCAAAACCTCAGTTGGGGCTAAGAAACCGCCCCGCTGGAAGTGCGTTTAATGGCCTGCGGCGGCATGCCGAAGGCGCGGAGAAAGGCTTGGCGCATTCTTTCGCGGTCGCCGAAGCCGGTTTCTCGCGCGATGATTTCAATAGGATGATTGGTGGTTTCCATCATCAGGCGTGCGGCCTCAACCCGCAGCCGCTCGATGGCCTTCGCCGGAGACTGCCCGGTCTCCTCGCGAAATACCCGGCTGAAGTGGCGCGGGCTGATACTCGCGGCCTCGGCCAGCGATTCTACCGACAGGTCGGAATTCAGATTCTCTTTGGCGTAGGAGAGCGCCATTTGGATGCGATCAGATTTAGCATCCAGCTCCAATAGCGCGGAGAATTGCGACTGCCCGCCGCCACGACGCTGGTACACCACCAGCTTGCGCGCAACCTGACGCGCGGTGTCCAATCCAAAATCCTTCTCGACGATAGCCAGTGCGAGGTCAATACCCGCCGTCATTCCGGCCGACGTCCAGATTTGCCCGTCGGTAACGAAAATACGGTCTTCGTCGAGCATGACGTAGGGGTACTCTTTTCTGAATCTCTGCGCGTGCATCCAGTGGGTGGTGGCGCGCTTGTCATCCAGCAGCCCGGCCGCCGCGAGAATAAAAGCTCCGGTACAAATCGCCGTGACCCGTCGGCTTTCGTTGGGCGCGTTATGCAGATAATCCAGCAAGCTCTGCGGCGGCAAGTTGCACTCATTGTCCCCGGCAACAATCAGGGTGTCGTAGGTGGAGTCTCTGAGGCGCTCAGTGTTGACGGAGAAGCTTTGCGAGGTCATCACCGGGCCGCCCGCCTCGGAGACGAGCTTGAACTGGTAGACTTTTTCGCCACGCAAAATATTGGTGTATTCAAACACGCTGGAGACGGCGAGTCCCAGAGCCTGAAAGTCCGCAAAAACAACAAAGCCAACAGTGTGCATCATTCCCTTCTTATTGAAGTGGCGTAATTCATTGCATTAAGCATAAAACAGATATTTCTGTTGTGCCAGAGGGCAAAAACAATGTCCTAAAACGTGGCATATACGTCATTGAGGCTGGCTCGGGTAGGGAGCAGAATAGCCCCATTCCCGACATTTTGCGGGCTACCCTATGAAAAGAGAGATGATGAAATGAGCAATGCTACAACTTCCCAGAAAGGCAAAGCACTGATCACCGGAGCCTCTGCGGGCATCGGTGCAATTTACGCAGATCGTTTGGCAAAACGCGGTTATGACCTGATTTTGGTTGCCCGCAACGGCGAGCGTCTAAAGGCGCTGGCCGAACGCCTGAGTGCTGACACCGGTCGCTCGGTCACCACGGTGGTCGCCGACCTTAATGATAAAGCCGGGCTGCGTCAGGTTGAGAGCCTGCTGCGCGAAGATAAGAGCATCAGCATGCTGGTCAACAATGCCGGTATCGGTTCGGTGGCTTCCGTGCTGAACAGCGATGTTGATGAGATGGAAGCGATGATCGCGCTTAACATCACCGCGCTGACTCGCCTGACCTACGCCGTTGCGCCGAATTTTGCTACCAAGGGGAGCGGCACCATTATTAATATCAGCTCGGCGGTAGCCATTGCGGTTGAAGCGCTGAATGGGGTGTACAGCGCCTCAAAATCTTACGTGTTGAGCTTCGGCCATACCTTGCAACGTGACCTTGCTGACAAAGGCGTGCGTATCCAAACCGTACTGCCAGCGGCCACCGCGACAGAGTTTTGGGACGTGGCGGGCTACGCCAAGCAGAAAGAGTCAGCCAGCACCATGAGCGCGGCCGACATGGTTGACGCCGCGCTGGCGGGCTTGGATAAAGGCGAACTGGTGACCATTCCTTCTCTGCACGACGGCGAGGACTGGCAAGCATGGGAAGCCGGTCGCCGCGCGATCTCGGCAAAATTCTCCAATGCCAAACCTGCTCCGCGCTATGGCATTACAGGCAAAGTCGGCCAGTAAGATTTCTCGCGATTTAGCGCATAAAAACAAAAGCCAAGGGAATTGTCCCTTGGCTTTTTTGCGTTAATTAACCTCAGCCGAGCTTGGATTGAGGACAATATCAAAGTTCAGCGTGCAGAAAGGTTGTGCTGAATAGCTGCCATCTGGCGCGATGCCCGCATAATGCATTACCCACTCTTCAATCAGCGATGAGCGCACGCCAAACACGGCGTCGGAATCCAGATATTCATCTCCTTGTTTGAAAATATGAGTAACCAGTCTTTGGTAGCCGTCGGCGTGGACCATAAAGTGCAGGTGAGCAGGGCGCCAAGGGTGGCGATCGAGTGCTCGTAGCACCCTACCTACCGGGCCATCGTCGGGGATTGGATAGGCCACGGGCACGATGGTTTGAAAGTTAAAATAGCCCTGTGCATCGGCCCTGATAATGCCGCGGCCTTGGGCTGCTTCAAGGTCGGGTTTTTGCACGTCGTAGAAACCTTCTTCATCGGCTTGCCACACTTCCAGCATTGCGTTGGGGACAACTTCGCCATCCAACCCTTTTACCGTGCCACTGACAAACCACGGCTTGCCGGGCATATTGGGCGAAATATTCCCCCACGGCTCAATGGCCGGGGCATCAGCCACGTGGAACGGGCCGAAAACCGTGGCTTCGGTGCAGCCTTGCGGCTTGCGGTGATTCTGCGCGGTGACCAGCGTCGAGAATCCGAGGATGTCAGAAAGCAGAATAAACTCCTGCCGCACCGGGCTACAGGCTTGGCCCACGCTGGTCAAAAATTCGATGCCTTTTTCCCACTCTTGCTCGGTGAGGTGCACTTCTCTGGCGAAGTCGTGCAGATGCTGTATCAAACTGCTGAAAACGTGGTGTAAACGCTGATCTTCCGTTCCTGCCATTCGCGAGATAACTTCCTGCGTGATGGTGTGTTCATCGAGGTTCTGCATCTTGACTCATATCTCCGGTTTTTTATTTTTGCAGGGCAGTGTTGACCCATCGCTGGGGTCGTAAACCTCGTGCTATCACTGGTCACAAGGCAGAAAATCAACTGCCATACTAGTTGAGCTAAAAGTGTGCATTTTCAACAAGGTGTAACCAAAACCTGCAATAGCGATTTTGCGATAATGAGGGGCGATGACGGGCAGTTCGTAACAGCGGAACTGGCTAGCGAGGTGAAGTGAGCGAGGGTCAAGATCGGCGGGGAAAGTCTACAAAATAGGCTGGCGGCAGCGCGCCAGCTTTTGAGATGTAGATCACGTTATGGTCGATTGCCCGCAAACGCATCTTGTAACAGTTCGCGCACAGCTTCGCGCTCGACCGGCCTTGGGTTCCAGTATGGATTGGCGAGCGCGATGTCAGTCGCGCGGTCTAATTCGGCCTCTTTCATTCCTAATGCTTTTAGCGACAGCGGCGCGCCCAGTGAGGCGGCCAGATCGTAGATTGCCCGTGCGGCATTGGCGCCTTCAATTCCTAAAGCCCGACAGATGCGTTTTGAAGCTTCTGGGGTTTGTGCCGCGTTGTAGGCCAGTGCGTGGGGCAGCACGACAGTGTGAGTCGGGGCATGAGGCAGATTGAAGCTGCCGCCCAAGGTGTGGCAAAGCTTATGGTGCAAGGCCATGCCAACGTTGCCAAGCACGGTGCCGCACAGCCACGCGCCATAAAGGCAGTCGCCGCGAGCGGCAAGGTCTTGGGGCTGCTCGACCACCTTGCGCAGCCCTTGGGCCAAGGCGCGAATACCCTCTTCGGCCATGAGCGACATCACCGGGTTGCCGTCTTGTGCGTACAGACCTTCAGCCGCGTGGGCGATGGCGTTGATGCCGCTGGTGACTGAGAGTTCGACGGGAAGCTGCAAAGTCAGCGTGGGGTCGTAAATCACGGTTTTGGGCAAAACGCGCGAGTCTTTGCCGGTCCGCTTGACGCCTTTCTCGGTCAGCCCATAAACCGGGGTCATTTCCGAGCCGGAATAGGTAGTGGGGATGGCTAAAATTGGCAAGCCGGATTCCAACGCAATGGCTTTGCCAAGGCCGGTCGTGGAACCACCGCCAATCGCAATTGCACAATCAGCACCGAGGCTGCGTGCCACGTCGCGGGCCTCGCGGGCTGTCTCAATGGGCACATGCATCACCGCCTTGTCGAAAATGCCCGCGGCGAGGTTGCCGAGTCGTGCGGCGATATTCTCCGCCTGCGGGCGTTGCCCCGCTGTCGACAAAATCAGCACGCGAGCCGCGCCCAGCCGGTCCAGCTCCTCGCCCAGTTGACTCAGCGTGCCCTGACCAAAAACAACCCGGCCGGGTTGCGAAACAAAAGTGAATTCCATCAATGACATCGGGCGTTCCTGTGAGTGGCTGCTGGTGGGATTTCGCAACAGCTTATATTCACAACCGCGAGGAGGAAATGGGGGAAGTGCAAAACTCTATTTCTGCTGGCACGCTGTCTTGAATCTGATGGCGGAATGAGAGGTATGCTGGCAAAGCAAAAGCAGGGGGTAGCAAATAATGTCGCTCATGCCATTACTTGCTTTAATATTTCAGGATATTCCAGTGCTATACAGAAGTAGGGGGAATGTGGCCAGATGCGTTTTTCGGTTTTCATGCTTAATAAGTATCAACTTACTCGAATGATTTAATAGATTAAGTATTATTAACGCATTGAGTTTCGCATTACGCTATTTTAATTCTGATTCTCGCTCGAAGGGATCTATTCCACTATTTATAAAAACTTTCAGATACGGCGCTGCCATAATGTAAGGCAATCGCCCCGCAGGTTGCTTCATCCCCTTCAAGTACGCGAGACCTACCCAAGACTGAAACAGGGCTGGTGCCAATGAGCATGGCCTCCACGCCGCACTTGGGGCAATCGAATCTATGCCCGGTCAATACTGCCGCTGCGCCATCGATGCTCAGTAGAGGTTCACCTTCGCATATTGTGCCGCCGTGGGTGGTGGTATCACCTATAACAATAAATGATTGACTCATTGTGGCTCTCTTTATAGTTCACTCTATTCGCCACTCCCCAAGAAAATTCTTAAGGTGAAGGCGGTTAAATATAAAAACACACACTTTTCTAGGAAAATTCGCACGTAATTTTGTAGGGTGACAATTGATCGAAATTAAATTATGAAAACGCTAGGGTTATAATTGTATATTTATTATGATTTAGCAAATTCCGTTATCAGTGACGATAACGACGCAATAAAAGGGATGCCAATGTACGGATACTCGCTAACTCCTCCGCAACCTAAATTTATTCCAGAAGAATCGCTGAATAAATACCTATTAGATATCCCCCACTCTGAATTTGTCGCTGACGTGGAGTCTTTCCACGGCGAGGAAGCTCTCAGCAAACCTTACCGATATTGCATCCGCTTTACCTCAAATGAGGCTGACGTAGCCGCAGCCAGTTTGCTGAAAAAGAGTGCCTCATTCAGAATGCGAGGGTTCAATCCTGATTGGTCAAGCTTGATACAAACGGCCAATCGATGGACAGCCTTGCGCCAAATCTGTGGCGTGATCACTTCACTTGAACGTATCAGCACCAGCGTAGATGAAACCCTTTACGAAGCCGTGCTGGAGCACCCTCTGGCGCTCTTAGATACTCGCCTGCGTTGTGCGATTTATCAGGATATGTCCGTTCCGGAAGTGGTCAAAAGCATCCTGAAGGAGCACCGTTTCGAGGGGTATGAGATTAATTTTGATTCTCTCAGCTACATTTACCCGCGCCGCGAAATGATTGTGCAGTGGAGAGAAACGGATCTGGCTTTTATCCGGCGATTGCTGGCAGAAGTGGGCATATGGTTCCGGTTTGAGACTCATGCTGAGCATGCTGATATTGTGGTCATGGTATTTGGCGATTCTCAGTCAAATTATCTGTTTGACCATAAAATCACAGCGGCTAACCCGTCAGGTAATGCCGCAGCGGGTTATAGCATCCAGAATTTGGCGGCAAAACATGTTGTTGTCCCCGGTTCTGTTGATGTCAGAAACTACAGTTATGTGTCCAGTAAAGGCTATCACCAACTGGATCAGCAAGCCGACTCGCTTCGTGACGAGGATTTAACCCACGGCGGCGAATATCACTATGGTGATATCCATCTAGAAGGCGGCGACCGCTGGAAGATTGGCAAAAATCAGCAGGCGGAAACCAGTTGGCACTACGCCAAAATGAGAAACGAGCTGGCGCTCAACGGCATGACGACCTTAACCGCCACCACCGACGACCCTGGCATCGTTCCGGGTACCGAAGTCAAAATAGAAGGGGTTATCCCGCAGGCGTTTAGCGACGCCATGGTGGTGACGAAAATGCGGCTCAGTGGCTCTCGTCAATCCAGTTTTCAATGCCAGCTAACCGGGATCCCTTACAACGAGAGAGTCTGTTTTCGCCCGGCTCGTATAACGCGGCCAGTGATTAGCGGCACCATTCCCGCCAGAATATCCGGGCAAAAGTTCAACGATCAGCTGGCCAGAATTGA is a window from the Ewingella sp. CoE-038-23 genome containing:
- a CDS encoding MurR/RpiR family transcriptional regulator, with the protein product MEQQALVQIIKDQYESLPKQVRLVASFVLNYPQEVAVMSMREQAKLAGLPPSTMTRFAKRLGFSGYDDVREIFINALRNKGNEYSSRVSALVEMKQKVGESSLVLDLANTTISHIQSLCQASNLASIVSAAKTLSQARNIYCVGMRASFSIAFHFYHVASYFQNNLILVEGAGESGLMTLMHSIGPKDVLLVCSLSPYSRRAVVLTRYMAQQKAKIVAITDDASSPVARLASDTILVQKQTTSFFDAMTPAFLVSELLSTLMAATAKVDVRACVTDTEEKLWLMGEWWSHK
- a CDS encoding NmrA/HSCARG family protein, which codes for MNSSHKPLITVVGALSKQGRSVVQTLLQSQRYQVRALTRRVDSPEAQELARQGAELVAVPLELGHKTQFVEAFKGARAAFLMTPPIAPDADYAESDEAPLGKELADAAVEAGVEHIVFTALENVESITAGKKWVPHFTDKGRVEEYIRALPVTSSFIYMAFFYTNILEYYQPHLQGDTLIFPLYLPENHRAPFVDPLTATGPAVLEILDHREKYAGLSLPVIGEFLSPREIVDTFSRVTGIKAAYSSAFTREELVQHFPSFAGMNALVDEVVGMAEYAVEYGYYRPDRDLEWSRRINPASLTWEQFLKTTGWQGEGTTFGRPHG
- a CDS encoding LysR family transcriptional regulator; the encoded protein is MDTTRIDLNLLVTFEALLAEQNVTKAAARLNLSQPAVSAQLNRLREMFDDPLLVPARRGMTPTDKALELLGPLRDALDQLRRMLQTHKDFHPQSAQLTLTIACTDYIQAAVAMPLVLALRQRAPGVRIALRHYAPEQLEQQLASGEIDLAIATPESRYAQLRTRHLFDEDYVLVGRRGHPALSAELSMEAFAQLEQVIVSPSGGGFTTPIDEALATFGLERRVVMSAASFLFVPQIVAISNLVALVPRRLLQQVMTERLAQAEVPWLAEQFEVSMIWHERNHGHAGQRWVREVILGLVKESQRAGPA
- a CDS encoding tRNA-binding protein, with translation MDEITFPEFLKVELRVGKIVKAEAFPKARNPSYILHVDFGEELGVRKSSAQITKHYRLEELVGKKVVAVVNFPKKQIGPIQSECLVTGFHDQNGDVVLCVPDGDVPLGTKLL
- a CDS encoding metal-sensing transcriptional repressor, which codes for MHLHETHPEIIKRLKRATGHLNSVITMLESGRTCLDIAQQLQAVEKAVSNAKKTLIHDHLDHCLDHAVKANWEVSPDVIREFKEITKYL
- a CDS encoding DUF3147 family protein; amino-acid sequence: MLWIITKYILTAAVVVAVSEAAKRSDKFGGFVAALPLITLLALVWLYVEKQPMEKIANHAWYTFWYVIPTLPMFLVFPALLSRLGFWPTLGVCVVMTTILFGLFALVVRRFGIELL
- a CDS encoding GlxA family transcriptional regulator — encoded protein: MHTVGFVVFADFQALGLAVSSVFEYTNILRGEKVYQFKLVSEAGGPVMTSQSFSVNTERLRDSTYDTLIVAGDNECNLPPQSLLDYLHNAPNESRRVTAICTGAFILAAAGLLDDKRATTHWMHAQRFRKEYPYVMLDEDRIFVTDGQIWTSAGMTAGIDLALAIVEKDFGLDTARQVARKLVVYQRRGGGQSQFSALLELDAKSDRIQMALSYAKENLNSDLSVESLAEAASISPRHFSRVFREETGQSPAKAIERLRVEAARLMMETTNHPIEIIARETGFGDRERMRQAFLRAFGMPPQAIKRTSSGAVS
- a CDS encoding SDR family NAD(P)-dependent oxidoreductase, encoding MSNATTSQKGKALITGASAGIGAIYADRLAKRGYDLILVARNGERLKALAERLSADTGRSVTTVVADLNDKAGLRQVESLLREDKSISMLVNNAGIGSVASVLNSDVDEMEAMIALNITALTRLTYAVAPNFATKGSGTIINISSAVAIAVEALNGVYSASKSYVLSFGHTLQRDLADKGVRIQTVLPAATATEFWDVAGYAKQKESASTMSAADMVDAALAGLDKGELVTIPSLHDGEDWQAWEAGRRAISAKFSNAKPAPRYGITGKVGQ
- a CDS encoding intradiol ring-cleavage dioxygenase is translated as MQNLDEHTITQEVISRMAGTEDQRLHHVFSSLIQHLHDFAREVHLTEQEWEKGIEFLTSVGQACSPVRQEFILLSDILGFSTLVTAQNHRKPQGCTEATVFGPFHVADAPAIEPWGNISPNMPGKPWFVSGTVKGLDGEVVPNAMLEVWQADEEGFYDVQKPDLEAAQGRGIIRADAQGYFNFQTIVPVAYPIPDDGPVGRVLRALDRHPWRPAHLHFMVHADGYQRLVTHIFKQGDEYLDSDAVFGVRSSLIEEWVMHYAGIAPDGSYSAQPFCTLNFDIVLNPSSAEVN
- a CDS encoding maleylacetate reductase; the encoded protein is MSLMEFTFVSQPGRVVFGQGTLSQLGEELDRLGAARVLILSTAGQRPQAENIAARLGNLAAGIFDKAVMHVPIETAREARDVARSLGADCAIAIGGGSTTGLGKAIALESGLPILAIPTTYSGSEMTPVYGLTEKGVKRTGKDSRVLPKTVIYDPTLTLQLPVELSVTSGINAIAHAAEGLYAQDGNPVMSLMAEEGIRALAQGLRKVVEQPQDLAARGDCLYGAWLCGTVLGNVGMALHHKLCHTLGGSFNLPHAPTHTVVLPHALAYNAAQTPEASKRICRALGIEGANAARAIYDLAASLGAPLSLKALGMKEAELDRATDIALANPYWNPRPVEREAVRELLQDAFAGNRP
- a CDS encoding PAAR domain-containing protein, which gives rise to MSQSFIVIGDTTTHGGTICEGEPLLSIDGAAAVLTGHRFDCPKCGVEAMLIGTSPVSVLGRSRVLEGDEATCGAIALHYGSAVSESFYK